In a genomic window of Hippoglossus stenolepis isolate QCI-W04-F060 chromosome 15, HSTE1.2, whole genome shotgun sequence:
- the smg8 gene encoding nonsense-mediated mRNA decay factor SMG8 yields MREANMAEPVSIGALLQSEIVEDALYREEGLCVVGIFGKSNMQAGPLKESLVNTLADKHLFALFGGPEDGGTADSHIQAFYNQEDRVLYLLLSSVCDSRQLLRACQTLSAGAGHSDAHDFWKGLEMQHCLHLLYMFSVCHVLLLVHPNQTFDVTYDRFFRALDALRQKVLPMIRAAIKDCPVSKEWKVNCRPCPPRLLFVFQMNGTLKVSANGSESGGNPDKPKKHSPRRRLQHALEDQIYRIFRKSRVLTNQSSNCLFTVPANQAFVYVIPATDEDPVGTLLAQLRSNCILCEQDTTTVVRGPRRYQQMRRSARQASCSTDSGIPPLGGQLVDCSLKEFLWQHVELVLTKKGFDDSVGRNPQPSHFELPTYSKWVQVASRLHHVLITTTDEEMAELATKVQSQLKVLEGFLEADTKFSENRCQKALPLAHSAYQSNLPHNYTTTVHKNQLAQALRVYSQHARGVAFQRYALQLHEDCYKFWSNGHQLCEERSLTDQHCVHKFHLLPQPGEKPDMDRNPPILNHNSRGRSTSSCNCGRKQAPREDPFDVQGANYDFFQILEEKCCGKLERIEFPVFQPSTPDPAPAPNQPQQLPSEASESGEAEKLKEPSTTQSHTPADTSLSLALSLGQSTDSLGTFGEGDGTETQVQPKRPSLVDRQPSTVEYLPGMLHSGCSKGLLPKFSSWSLVKLGTAKSYNCHTGLEQPGFLPGSSFLLPWDLVIRSRSEEDTGLTEPLDGGSSSWPAPNKTLVGKRGSTGGLGRSRRRDDMARAFVGFEYEDSRGRRFISSGPDKIVKVLGPGGAKDPATRVLNTDMPLYIPSPSQGRGLKPHYAQLARLFIVVPDAPLEVTLNPQVQPGLPPCPVFHPEKTEIVLPSDSLWVLRFPYSYATDHGPCYPPKENQPLNNYKVLRGILKATTANPPPQ; encoded by the exons ATGAGAGAGGCCAACATGGCTGAACCTGTGAGCATCGGGGCTCTGCTCCAGTCAGAGATCGTCGAGGACGCTTTGTACCGGGAGGAAGGCTTGTGTGTTGTCGGTATTTTCGGTAAAAGCAACATGCAGGCCGGGCCGCTGAAGGAGTCTCTGGTCAACACTCTGGCGGATAAACACCTCTTCGCGCTGTTCGGCGGCCCGGAGGACGGCGGCACCGCGGACAGCCACATCCAGGCTTTCTACAACCAGGAGGACCGGGTGCTGTACCTGCTGCTCTCCTCCGTCTGCGACAGCCGTCAGCTGCTGCGGGCCTGTCAGACTCTCAGTGCCGGCGCCGGACACTCCGACGCCCATGACTTCTGGAAAGGCCTGGAGATGCAGCACTGCCTCCACCTGCTCTACATGTTCTCCGTGTGCCACGTCCTCCTGCTTGTCCATCCCAACCAGACCTTCGACGTGACCTACGACCGCTTCTTCCGAGCCCTGGACGCCCTGCGACAGAAGGTGCTGCCTATGATCAGAGCTGCCATCAAAGATTGTCCGGTGTCCAAGGAGTGGAAGGTGAACTGTCGGCCCTGCCCTCCGCGCCTGCTCTTCGTCTTCCAGATGAACGGAACCCTGAAG GTTTCTGCCAATGGTTCAGAGTCTGGAGGAAACCCAGACAAACCCAAAAAGCACTCACccaggaggaggctgcagcatGCACTGGAGGACCAGATTTATCGCATCTTCCGTAAAAGCAGAGTCCTCACAAACCAAAGTAGCAACTGTTTGTTCACCGTGCCCGCCAACCAAGCATTTGTGTATGTGATACCAGCCACGGACGAGGACCCCGTGGGAACATTGCTTGCTCAGCTGCGGTCAAACTGCATCTTGTGTGAGCAAGACACCACCACGGTGGTGAGAGGGCCGAGGCGTTATCAGCAGATGCGACGTTCGGCTCGGCAGgccagctgcagcacagactcaGGCATCCCGCCGTTGGGCGGTCAGCTGGTGGACTGTAGCTTGAAGGAGTTCCTCTGGCAGCATGTAGAGCTCGTGCTGACCAAGAAAGGCTTCGATGACAGTGTTGGTCGCAACCCACAGCCTTCGCACTTTGAGCTGCCGACCTACTCCAAGTGGGTCCAGGTGGCCTCCAGACTCCACCATGTCCTTATTACCACCACAGACGAAGAAATGGCTGAACTAGCTACGAAAGTACAAAGCCAGCTGAAGGTTTTGGAGGGTTTTCTTGAAGCTGACACAAAGTTTTCTGAGAACAGGTGTCAGAAAGCCCTGCCACTGGCTCACAGCGCTTACCAGTCCAACCTTCCCCATAATTACACCACTACAGTGCACAAAAACCAGCTGGCACAGGCTCTGCGGGTGTACAGCCAGCACGCTCGCGGCGTGGCGTTTCAGCGCTACGCTCTGCAGCTTCATGAGGACTGCTACAAGTTCTGGAGCAACGGCCACCAGCTGTGTGAGGAGCGAAGCCTGACTGACCAGCACTGTGTTCACAAGTTCCACCTACTGCCTCAGCCAG GAGAGAAGCCGGATATGGATCGCAACCCCCCCATACTGAACCACaacagcagggggcgctccaccagctcctgcaaCTGTGGCAGGAAACAGGCTCCTCGTGAGGATCCGTTTGACGTCCAGGGTGCCAATTATGACTTCTTCCAG ATTCTGGAAGAGAAATGCTGCGGGAAGCTGGAGAGGATCGAGTTTCCAGTATTCCAGCCCAGCACTCCTGACCCAGCCCCAGCCCCAAACCAGCCTCAGCAGCTCCCAAGTGAGGCCTCGGAGTCTGGTGAGGCTGAGAAGCTGAAGGAGCCGAGCACTACACAGAGTCACACGCCCGCAGACACCAGCCTCAGCCTGGCCCTCAGTCTCGGCCAGTCCACGGACAGTCTGGGTACCTTTGGTGAAGGAGACGGAACCGAAACCCAAGTTCAGCCGAAGAGGCCGAGCCTGGTGGACCGACAGCCCTCCACTGTGGAGTACCTCCCTGGTATGTTGCACTCTGGCTGCTCGAAGGGTCTGCTACCCAAGTTCTCCAGCTGGTCACTGGTCAAACTGGGAACAGCAAAGTCCTACAACTGCCACACAGGTCTGGAACAGCCAGGCTTCCTCCCCGGCTCCTCCTTCCTCTTGCCGTGGGACTTGGTCATTCGCTCCCGGTCAGAGGAGGATACGGGACTGACGGAGCCTTTGGATGGAGGCTCGTCTTCGTGGCCAGCCCCTAACAAGACCCTGGTGGGAAAGCGAGGGAGCACTGGAGGGCTGGGTAGGAGTCGCAGAAGGGATGATATGGCTCGAGCGTTCGTGGGGTTTGAGTATGAGGACAGCAGGGGAAGACGCTTCATTAGCTCCGGGCCTGATAAGATAGTTAAGGTGCTGGGGCCAGGGGGCGCCAAAGATCCCGCCACCAGGGTGCTCAACACAGACATGCCGTTGTACATCCCTTCGCCTTCCCAGGGCCGCGGCCTGAAGCCTCACTACGCCCAGCTGGCTCGCCTTTTTATTGTGGTGCCGGATGCTCCGCTGGAGGTCACACTCAACCCACAG gtaCAGCCCGGTCTCCCTCCCTGCCCAGTTTTCCATCCAGAGAAGACGGAGATAGTGTTGCCCTCCGACAGTCTTTGGGTGCTGCGGTTCCCTTATTCCTACGCAACAGACCACGGCCCCTGCTACCCACCCAAAGAAAACCAGCCTCTCAACAACTACAAGGTGCTGCGAGGCATCCTGAAGGCCACCACTGCTAACCCGCCACCACAGTAA
- the kcnj15 gene encoding ATP-sensitive inward rectifier potassium channel 15, translated as MNHRTAAVQRRIVDKDGHNNVRIDNVEGMVKLYLHDIWTTVVDMKWRYKITLFASTFVMTWFIFGVIFYFIGMGNGDLEGNLATNHTPCVVMVKTMTGAFLFSLESQTTIGYGYRYISEECPLAIFTLVAQLVITGLAEIFVTGAFLAKLARPKKRAETIKFSQLAVICQHQGKLCLMVRVANMRKSLLIQCQLTGKLLHSNVTEEGEKTQVYQTAVEFNMDSSGECPFLILPLTFYHILDERSPLAGLNAENLHTRVFELLVTLNATMESTAATCQSRTSYVPQEILWGYEFKPVLFGTTGGRYVADFNFFDKVQVSNDPAFLKNNSEKLKLEEDYKKE; from the coding sequence ATGAACCACAGGACAGCAGCGGTCCAGAGGAGGATTGTGGACAAGGACGGCCACAATAATGTGCGGATTGACAATGTGGAGGGCATGGTCAAGCTTTACCTGCACGACATCTGGACCACTGTGGTGGACATGAAGTGGCGCTACAAAATCACTCTGTTTGCCTCCACCTTCGTCATGACTTGGTTCATCTTTGGGGTCATCTTCTACTTCATTGGAATGGGGAACGGAGACCTGGAGGGGAATTTAGCAACCAACCACACGCCCTGTGTGGTGATGGTGAAGACGATGACCGGAGCCTTCCTCTTCTCGCTGGAATCACAGACCACCATCGGCTATGGTTATCGTTACATCTCGGAGGAATGTCCCCTGGCCATCTTCACTCTGGTGGCTCAGCTCGTCATCACCGGCCTGGCTGAGATCTTCGTCACAGGCGCCTTTCTAGCCAAACTGGCTCGGCCTAAGAAGCGAGCGGAGACCATCAAGTTCAGCCAGTTGGCGGTGATCTGCCAGCACCAAGGAAAGCTGTGTCTGATGGTGAGAGTGGCCAACATGAGGAAGAGCCTCCTGATCCAGTGTCAGCTGACAGGAAAGCTCCTCCACTCAAATGTGACAGAGGAAGGTGAGAAGACGCAGGTCTACCAGACCGCTGTTGAGTTCAACATGGACTCCAGTGGAGAGTGCCCtttcctcatcctccctcttACTTTCTACCACATTCTGGACGAGCGCAGTCCGTTGGCAGGACTGAACGCAGAAAACCTCCACACGCGAGTGTTTGAGCTGCTGGTCACCCTCAATGCCACGATGGAGTCGACGGCAGCCACGTGTCAGAGCCGCACCTCCTACGTTCCCCAGGAGATCCTCTGGGGCTACGAGTTCAAGCCGGTGCTGTTCGGCACCACAGGCGGGCGCTACGTGGCAGATTTCAACTTTTTTGACAAGGTACAAGTGAGCAATGACCCAGCCTTCCTCAAAAACAACTCCGAGAAGCTGAAGCTCGAGGAGGACTATAAAAAAGAATAG
- the vps26c gene encoding vacuolar protein sorting-associated protein 26C encodes MSVTLDIRLKRANKVYHEGEAVAGVIVLVCKEPLQHHGISLNMEGLVNLQLSSKSVGVFEAFYNSVKPIQLISSNIEVAKAGKIPGGKTEIPFEFPLLTKGNKVLYETYHGVFVNIQYTLRCDMKRSLLAKDLSRNCEFIVHCQPLKAKTAPNPVNFTITPDTLDNIRERSSLPKFLIRGHLDATNCVISQPLTGEVVVENSDVPIKSIELQLVRVETCGCAEGYARDATEIQNIQIAEGDVCHGLSIPIYMVFPRLFTCPTLETTNFKVEFEVNVVIVLHDEHLITENFPLKLCRV; translated from the exons ATGAGCGTCACTTTGGATATAAGACTGAAAAGAGCGAACAAAGTTTACCATGAAGGG gaaGCGGTGGCTGGTGTCATTGTGTTGGTGTGTAAGGAGCCGCTGCAGCACCACGGCATCTCTCTGAACATGGAGGGACTGGTGaacctgcagctcagctccAAGAGTGTCGGCGTCTTCGAGGCTTTCTACAACTCTGTCAAG CCCATCCAGCTGATCAGCAGTAACATCGAGGTGGCCAAGGCAGGAAAGATCCCAGGCGGCAAGACTGAGATCCCCTTTGAGTTTCCTCTGCTCACAAAGGGCAACAAAGTTCTGTACGAGACCTACCACGGTGTCTTTGTCAACATTCAG TACACCCTCCGCTGTGACATGAAGCGCTCCCTGCTGGCCAAAGACCTGAGCAGGAACTGTGAGTTCATCGTACACTGTCAG CCACTGAAAGCTAAAACTGCCCCCAACCCAGTAAACTTCACCATCACTCCAGACACGTTAGATAACATCAGAGAG AGGAGTTCACTGCCAAAGTTTCTAATCCGAGGCCATTTAGACGCCACCAACTGTGTGATCAGCCAGCCGCTGACtggagaggtggtggtggagaacTCAGACGTCCCCATCAAGAGTATTGAGCTTCAACTTGTACGAGTAGAGACCTGTG GTTGTGCCGAAGGTTACGCCAGAGATGCCACAGAGATTCAGAACATCCAGATCGCTGAAGGTGACGTCTGCCACGGCCTCTCTATTCCCATCTACATGGTGTTTCccaggctgttcacctgcccCACGCTGGAGACCACCAACTTCAAAGTCG AGTTTGAAGTGAATGTCGTCATTGTGTTACACGACGAGCATCTGATCACTGAGAACTTCCCCCTGAAGCTGTGCAGAGTCTGA